Within Topomyia yanbarensis strain Yona2022 chromosome 2, ASM3024719v1, whole genome shotgun sequence, the genomic segment agaatgagtcaatgctagtgatgatgagtgagagaaagagagaactagtatcaaaaacctgtgtgtacgaacaccgcgtacgtacatggggttcggttgtgtaGACGAACATGTGCTCGTGTGTTGGTACatattagcgcgttcgagtttacGTAGGAAATGTGGGTataagatgagcacagaacttgagtgaacatggtgttcgatgttcatttgggaagactgttgTTGGTGGTGATCTCACCAAACCACCTCTGGCGAACGGATTCGCCGCACCTGCTCCGTATGTGTTGGTTGCTTTGGTTTGCTCCATTGTATTAGGTCTCAACTCCGgaccgctatctccactcgttgcATATAGTCGCCTCTTGTGATCTCATGATTATCTATACTACTAAAATCTTAGCAGCAGGGAGGTCACgctagggttgacactatccttcatggggaatagtgttcagagccggatcggcgtaaaatctggaatgcttcaaccgaacctagtatcACCAACTAAATGATGACGTATTTTGagcgtacccggagacctgcaaGGGTTTTGTTGGGACAGAGGCAGCCATACTGTGAGCCCACCCACCATTTCAGGTCTCATCCTCCCATACTAAGGGAGGAGAACAACCCACCTGTCAGCCCGAAGTTGTCGTCTAATTCGTGTCCTGTtcgttgacgttcgccatggccagtatgccataatcaagatgttactggtGTCGATCCTGAAgcgccggttggcactccggttgggctagagtgcttttattgctaagatcttagATTACTGCAATCTTAGGGTCCTAGCAGAAACGGCACAGGCTCGCTTCggcggagctgctttcggagttatggcttttttcagAGGTTTCGAAAGCCCAATCCAATCCCCACCAAATTCCTAGCAAGACTTCCCCCAACTCGTAGTAGAGCCGTGGTAGGGGGAAGGGTAGACTTCGTTAAGCCCCTAGACTCCTCTCCTTCCTGTCGGCTGAAAAGTGGGCAATATATtttacccttaaatgcataTTGTTGCCATACCGAATTCTATGATATAATGCCTTAACAAGAGGTATAGATCGTATCCAACTAGAAAAATTACTCAGGAAAAATAAGTTTCATGTATTAAAgggtaaatttaatttaattgttagAATCAGTGCTTAGGGGTCGTTCATATGCCACGTGGACAGAAATTCTTTGGTTTTTGACTCCCTCCTCCCCCTccgtggacaagcgtggacaatCTTTGTACCCCTACCCCCTACCCATGATGTCTACGTGGACTTTTCCCATTAAATTGTACAGTTTACATGTTAGTTTTATATTCCTAAGAAATTACTGTTATTTTGAAGACGGCGtcagtggttgagtggtaagcgtaacCGTCATGCATTCcaattggcctgggttcaattccagccgatgtcgttgagatttttctgacgttaaaaaaatctctggtcacgtcttccttcggaagggaagtgaagccgttggtccccggtccatgaggtttgatggatcgatatctagtccataTAGTCGAGTCACCTCTcaggcgtcggtaaagaagaagtagaatccatcttctatacttactaacaaatatcctccttgtggagtgcgcagtattatatacggcctctagcaaaagtaagtatcggactaaccattccttacttttccttccgcgatttacgttcgggcctgaccagcaccggtattgatcaacAAACACCAGATTACCAGAAGTTGCagattgaaagatgtttcccaagcataattatctactgattccctgtgcaagttcagctagtccagatcgataacggactGGCAGCCAGGGGtgatcgcacaagctcaagctcaagctaagAAGTTACTGTTATTGTGAATGTTGTccttaaaacatttcaaagatTTTGTTTTTTCTAATTGTGTTAAACTATCCCTTTTTTGataaaatcgattgaaaaaataaaatttttgtgtCTAAAAGACACATTTTGCATGCATCATAATAACGCGAAATGGAAGAAatatcccaagtaaccaataagcattacaACGTAgtctaatatctgctttagatccacatataaagctgtcttaaagagccgtgaagccctaaatactgatataatgctgatattatgccagaaaaggcgaaatatagtgctattactgtgcagagatagacagctcgtttctgcagtactaatgctattatatagcaccaccgcacaaatgtcaattttgaaagccttatattggcaataCTAATACTATTAAAAAGTTTTAGTAGGCTGTCATTGGCCGCCatagttttgaaaccatttcttatgctttttttcggtatgatgagcaaaaaggaaaaattttaaaatgaaatgttctgtttaaaaccgtaatagtctctcttctaatgcattgtaatgaatatctttaatgggttttcgttctcaaataatatgaatgttttacgaaaattacctttagtcagtctcaaactgaggtaccttgcttcgtccttcacggtaagtgcgctgcgtttgctccctAGACTATACTGcacatgttcgattgaaatgaaatatgccgaatataatcttcaagaagagttgcataacaaataaaccaacagcataacaatagcattatatctgctttttatttgctctataatggcactaaatgcacttgtaaagcttacatgctttaaagatccttgaagcaagtacgcgttatatcagctttatatacgcatatagagcaagcgataatgctatatgtcggctgtgcagttatgcattgttgatgctaatatagacctTCATtgtattgttaatgctgtaatggagtttcaatgcaacattagttcaaatatatagccaatatagtgcaatggcttaatgcttatggttacttgggatataattataatttttatgaattCTTGAATTAGGGCGTGAAAGAAGTTATCAAATCCAAAAAATATTGGGAGTCAACTTATAAGAGATTGGATGAATGTTTCTGAGAGCAAATTACGTGATCTCAGTTGCAGAATTTAAACGATTAGCGTTTCTTACTACACATTGGGTAAATGCAAATTTCTTCTGcattataaaaaagaaaaaaactcgtcgaaagtccacgtggacaattCTCGTACCCGTACCCCCCTTTCCGTAGACAAGCATGTACTTCTTCGTACCCCCTACCCTTCCTGAAACTGTTTACGTGGTATATGGACGGCCCCTTATCATCCCAAAATGCGACAAAAAGTTACCACAGCTATAAAAGAAatgttgtctatcagaaaacCCGAGGAAACAAgtgaaacaacttaaaatttgttgttttatttgagcgaactaattttttttaagcgATGACTTTGTGTTTAtcataatctttgatacattttttagtAAAATTGAAGATATCAATTCATTgggcttatttaaaaaaaacctaggttataatgggttaaaaaaATGTCCCCAAGGATCGTTTTTCCAAAACTTGTATTTAATTGTTTGATGTTGTAATTAATTCATTCATTCCTCAAGCCCCTTGACTATATAATACTCCCACTTTTTTGCATACAAAGATATAAATAAAGTGAATAAGATACTAACCTCGCTAAGAATGTGATTTTTCTCAAATTATTTAATTAATATAATCACACATTATTTAAACCTATATGAAGAAGAATGCTGTCTTCGAAATCTAATAATATTAACTATATTTtattgtacaaaaataattgttttaggTGTCGGATTACTCTTAGTTCCTCTAAACAAATCTACTTCACTAATTCTGAAAAACTTCACCTGACCCCTACACTACAGGCCATCTTGACTAAATATACATTTTTCCATTCAATTTTTCCACAGATACACCCCTCCACCCGGCATCTCTCTTAACAAACGACAGGTTGAAAGTGCATTCGCGCGTCCAGAGCGGACGATAGAAAGGAAAAGTTATATATCCCTATTCCTAGGAAGTGGACACCGCACACGGCATGCACTTTTCCCGGCTGACCAAATTGCTTCGCCGACTAACCCGCGGGAGAGATTGAGAGAGCAGGGTGGACCCACTCCCACCGAGCAGCAGCCATACCGCAATTATTAGGTTAGGCGTGAGCGGACAGCGGACAGACAGTTCCTTCGGACTTTTTGACCGACGACGAAACAGCAGGCCGACCGCACGAGGCTGGCGAGCAGGCAGGTAGGCGAGTTGCAGTTGAAATCAGTGCCTGCCCTCccccaacaacaacaacaacatccCGCCCTGCGTGgcggtttttatttttctgtcaCGCCGTTTGGCTGCCAACCGTCCAACGACCGTGGCTGTTTGTGCGCGGTAGTATCGACCGAACCGTAGGCAAAACACAACCACAGCACAAGTGAAGAATAGTAGCAAACAGAAGAGCGCTAAGAAAAAATTATAGCAAGTGATGGTAATCATAACAACATAAAAGTAACCGAAGCGACCGAAGAAAAAGAGTGAAATTacacaaataaaaatatgaaaaagaaagtGAATTGAATTTTAACTTCAACCGGGCGGAGGAAATAAGCAAAAGGGTGAACCGAAGAAAACGAAATTCGACTCAGTAGAAGAAACGGTGGAAGAAAATAAGGTTTGAAAAATTTATCAAAGTGTGGAAATAAATATCATCTGCGAAAACATGCTTTTCCCAAGCCCGGGTATATGATAGTGATAACGAGTGAGCGTAGAGCTAGTGAAAGAGCGAACCAAGGTAACGATCAGCCCTAGAGGTGTATTGGAGAGGAAAATCGTACAAAAGAGgtgaaaaaataacgaaaatataaGTAAACAGTGGGTGAATGATCTAAACCGCTCGTAGTTCGCGCACTTTCGTGTTACTTTTCCCTTCAGAGCGGTCGACACGTACCTAGTTAAGTGTTAAGTTTAAGACTGTTTTCATttagtttccatttttttttctcgccgTATTGATCTATCCGTGCCTACAAGCCTTCCGCGAAAATCACGATTGGAATGTCCTAAAGTTCACCTTTCCCTTCTATTTCTCCACCAGCTATTGAAGCACATTCATGAAGTGGCTGGCAAGTATTTTTGAAACTTCAGTTCCAAGTAACAGCGCAACGCCATCGTCTGCTGTTACGCAGTTCCCTTTGTCGCTCTTGGAAGGAGCCCACCATTCCTTAAAACATTCCGTATGAAGTAAGATGTTAGGTCCCACAAAATGGAGACTCCTAACGATAGTCGCCGGAATATTACTCGCCCACGCCATTGAATCACCGAACAGCAGCAAAAGCAACAAGCTCAAGGGGCAGGTCCGCACATTCACAAACCCCGACCTTGGCCTACGGATAGAGCAGATAGAGCCCTGGGGCAGTCGAAAAATTACTTCCCGAAATCTGCTCGTCCCCTATGAAACCTTCTCCAATGTGGATAACATTCGGTACATAGACAGCCGATCCGCCAACAGTCGTCTGCTGCGAAATACTTTTGGAGCATTTAGATTCGCTGGACCAGTTCAACCACCGCCATATCAGGTGCCTGTGCAGCAGCCTATCACAGCCCAACAACGAAGGGCCAAATCTTTCCAAAATCGTCGTTCCGACGATGAAGCACAACAGACAGGAGTGCGATTAACAGCATCTCCAACGCTCCCACTTCCGAATTCCCAACCATTATCCTATCAAGGAGAACCACCGATCAACGGGCTTCAAAATGTCACCCGAACTCGACAACACCGATATAAATTCATCCCAATCGGGTACTTTTATCAAGGGCCCACAACCAACCCGAACTTAACCCCGATTAGGAATTCATTACCGCCCAAAACAACCCAAGATGATGAACCTGATGAGTCATCATTTTCAACCGATGGCTACCGGACGGAGGGAAACGATACCGAATCGGATCCAAACGCGATGGGTGCTCGTCGATCTGGAATCCAGTTCCCTCCCGGTCCGTATCAAGTTGCCAGTACATTCACTCCACAAGCATACAACGAGGAAAGCTTTGCCTATAACGAGAACCTAGGACTGTATCAGCGTCCGATCAACACTGCTGATGACTACGAGGATACGGATCCCTATGACACCCGACAGCCACGAACTCCAACGGTTGCTACCACGCCGGAGCTCGAACAGGCAGAAATTTCTCGAAACATATACGCAAATCGATACTTCCGAGATTTGCAGCGACCTCAACCAACGCCGTCCCTGGATATGCGACCGGCCGAGTCACTCTCACGTCCCAGTCGCGTGGTGGAGTTTCCCGGTGTGGTTAACGTGAAACAGCCATTTCGGGACGATGTTACTAAGTTTGGGGATGTGAATGGACCGATTACGGCAGTCCAGCGACCATATATTGACTACGGTGATGGGAAACGGCTACGGGCGACCGATCCGAACTACTACGTGGACAGTCCGTACCAAACGAATCGGCACTACTTTCCATCCAAGGTGTACACGGAACCGAAAATCTACCAGCCGTGGAAGTCACGATCACCGCGTGTTGTGTTCCCGCAGGGCGACCTCTCCGGACCGTCCGGGTTCGGCATCGACAATGTTGTTTTCAGGTGAGTGACATATTTAGCCTTTATTTGCATTCAATATGAATCAGTAAAATGTATATGATGCCAAGTTCATAAACTTACTGTATATTCTGAATGACGAGCAATACTCAATGCTGACAATGTATCTTATAAAACATTCGGCTAACAACAcagtaaaaaaattatataCCGGAATACCAAACAATCTACAACTATTCCTACGACAACATGAGCTGTTGAGTCAATAAAATTAAACTGGGTTGTTTAAGAAATTGAAAAGTCAATCTGACGGATTGCCACTTTTGACGAAGAATTCCGCCATTTTATAAGTAAAACACCCctgtaatttaaaaattatctcgaaaactcaacgtagaggtTAGGTGGGTTACCggcgtcatttggccgaaaaggtCATTATTTGGCCGAAAAACCCATCATTTGGCCAATAAGCCataatttggccgaaaaggcCATCATTTGATTAAAAAGACCATCATACGGTCGATAAGGCCATCATTTTGCCGAAAAAGCCATTATTTGGCTGAAAAGGTCATCATTTAGCCGAAAAGGTGATAAATTGATCAAAAATGCCATCGTTTTTCCGagaaacctgtcttaatccacctagaggtgcaattgtgcctttctcatatatcaatgctatgatttaatagctggttacaTTCAATATAATACTGTGGAAATatttattacattcttattacacttggtaagtacaCATATATGAGTAGGGTTTGTCGcggctgtgtccgaaatatttcgacgctattatttttacgacatattttggactagttattttatacttctaagtaaaacttcacaaactaaccatttcaaatacataaaatgcaagaaccaaatagagacaaaattattagatcatttaaaaacaataaatccaatttaaaagtgcatcacttctcccgatttctgttggaaatcgtggaattatgaatcgtttttgatatcaatttttcaactgtgaattttgactaatttaaaggaattagagatgaataattatgctgggacttaaacacaacccaaagaatataattatcttcatcaaaccaaacgaatttggagtaattggcagtaaaggatacaaatgtatgaaagcgtccaaaataaggcggggtccaaattaggatgattatgcTATCATTCAGTCATCAACATTGTATTTccatcttctttgattgctgtgtaaaatcaatgtgaatttttctgcagtcaattttattggactctttctcaaaaagtatgctacataactttttttcgcgtacttccattcaaatttactataattttctaccaaattaagtcctaatatttttcagttaagactattttgtagctttttgaagctttttttgccAAATCCCACATAGTTTGattcccgttcacttcaattgaagtttttgccattggctctttgggaaaatataagAGGAAAATActttaaatgctagaactttcgaactagtctgtagaaaattacacttcatacatttttaaagggagcaatcttagtatttgaatgataatacatctgtttcttgaagaat encodes:
- the LOC131681647 gene encoding uncharacterized protein LOC131681647 isoform X4, producing the protein MLGPTKWRLLTIVAGILLAHAIESPNSSKSNKLKGQVRTFTNPDLGLRIEQIEPWGSRKITSRNLLVPYETFSNVDNIRYIDSRSANSRLLRNTFGAFRFAGPVQPPPYQVPVQQPITAQQRRAKSFQNRRSDDEAQQTGVRLTASPTLPLPNSQPLSYQGEPPINGLQNVTRTRQHRYKFIPIGYFYQGPTTNPNLTPIRNSLPPKTTQDDEPDESSFSTDGYRTEGNDTESDPNAMGARRSGIQFPPGPYQVASTFTPQAYNEESFAYNENLGLYQRPINTADDYEDTDPYDTRQPRTPTVATTPELEQAEISRNIYANRYFRDLQRPQPTPSLDMRPAESLSRPSRVVEFPGVVNVKQPFRDDVTKFGDVNGPITAVQRPYIDYGDGKRLRATDPNYYVDSPYQTNRHYFPSKVYTEPKIYQPWKSRSPRVVFPQGDLSGPSGFGIDNVVFRDQNFGLNDLAAIQDVRNEFNQDDDIIDDPSSSSKDRGCGISLAKQTAQRRIVGGDDAGFGSFPWQAYIRIGSSRSMLSRCGGSLISRRHVVTAGHCVARATPRQVHVTLGDYVINSAVEPLPAYTFGVRSINVHPYFKFTPQADRFDVAVLTLERTVHFMPHIAPICLPEKNEDFLGKFGWAAGWGALNPGSRLRPKTLQAVDVPVLDNRVCERWHRSNGINVVIYPEMLCAGYRGGGKDSCQGDSGGPLMHEKSGRWFLIGIVSAGYSCATRGQPGIYHRVANTVDWISHIVQIVP
- the LOC131681647 gene encoding uncharacterized protein LOC131681647 isoform X3, with amino-acid sequence MLGPTKWRLLTIVAGILLAHAIESPNSSKSNKLKGQVRTFTNPDLGLRIEQIEPWGSRKITSRNLLVPYETFSNVDNIRYIDSRSANSRLLRNTFGAFRFAGPVQPPPYQVPVQQPITAQQRRAKSFQNRRSDDEAQQTGVRLTASPTLPLPNSQPLSYQGEPPINGLQNVTRTRQHRYKFIPIGYFYQGPTTNPNLTPIRNSLPPKTTQDDEPDESSFSTDGYRTEGNDTESDPNAMGARRSGIQFPPGPYQVASTFTPQAYNEESFAYNENLGLYQRPINTADDYEDTDPYDTRQPRTPTVATTPELEQAEISRNIYANRYFRDLQRPQPTPSLDMRPAESLSRPSRVVEFPGVVNVKQPFRDDVTKFGDVNGPITAVQRPYIDYGDGKRLRATDPNYYVDSPYQTNRHYFPSKVYTEPKIYQPWKSRSPRVVFPQGDLSGPSGFGIDNVVFRDQNFGLNDLAAIQDVRNEFNQDDDIIDDPSSSSKDRATVGGDGGFRIGVRSELQCQDEGGTCEFFLLCWMSGGLLQGSCGGLLKGCCHRTAKSANIGIGTGNTIDLTNLPNYDYGPIENDPSCGISLAKQTAQRRIVGGDDAGFGSFPWQAYIRIGSSRCGGSLISRRHVVTAGHCVARATPRQVHVTLGDYVINSAVEPLPAYTFGVRSINVHPYFKFTPQADRFDVAVLTLERTVHFMPHIAPICLPEKNEDFLGKFGWAAGWGALNPGSRLRPKTLQAVDVPVLDNRVCERWHRSNGINVVIYPEMLCAGYRGGGKDSCQGDSGGPLMHEKSGRWFLIGIVSAGYSCATRGQPGIYHRVANTVDWISHIVQIVP
- the LOC131681647 gene encoding uncharacterized protein LOC131681647 isoform X1: MLGPTKWRLLTIVAGILLAHAIESPNSSKSNKLKGQVRTFTNPDLGLRIEQIEPWGSRKITSRNLLVPYETFSNVDNIRYIDSRSANSRLLRNTFGAFRFAGPVQPPPYQVPVQQPITAQQRRAKSFQNRRSDDEAQQTGVRLTASPTLPLPNSQPLSYQGEPPINGLQNVTRTRQHRYKFIPIGYFYQGPTTNPNLTPIRNSLPPKTTQDDEPDESSFSTDGYRTEGNDTESDPNAMGARRSGIQFPPGPYQVASTFTPQAYNEESFAYNENLGLYQRPINTADDYEDTDPYDTRQPRTPTVATTPELEQAEISRNIYANRYFRDLQRPQPTPSLDMRPAESLSRPSRVVEFPGVVNVKQPFRDDVTKFGDVNGPITAVQRPYIDYGDGKRLRATDPNYYVDSPYQTNRHYFPSKVYTEPKIYQPWKSRSPRVVFPQGDLSGPSGFGIDNVVFRDQNFGLNDLAAIQDVRNEFNQDDDIIDDPSSSSKDRVTISVSRPRSIPTRYLRPHPVVVVATPPTVSAKGRIRVYPHPGASRTKPSHTYATHHQATVGGDGGFRIGVRSELQCQDEGGTCEFFLLCWMSGGLLQGSCGGLLKGCCHRTAKSANIGIGTGNTIDLTNLPNYDYGPIENDPSCGISLAKQTAQRRIVGGDDAGFGSFPWQAYIRIGSSRCGGSLISRRHVVTAGHCVARATPRQVHVTLGDYVINSAVEPLPAYTFGVRSINVHPYFKFTPQADRFDVAVLTLERTVHFMPHIAPICLPEKNEDFLGKFGWAAGWGALNPGSRLRPKTLQAVDVPVLDNRVCERWHRSNGINVVIYPEMLCAGYRGGGKDSCQGDSGGPLMHEKSGRWFLIGIVSAGYSCATRGQPGIYHRVANTVDWISHIVQIVP
- the LOC131681647 gene encoding uncharacterized protein LOC131681647 isoform X5, giving the protein MLGPTKWRLLTIVAGILLAHAIESPNSSKSNKLKGQVRTFTNPDLGLRIEQIEPWGSRKITSRNLLVPYETFSNVDNIRYIDSRSANSRLLRNTFGAFRFAGPVQPPPYQVPVQQPITAQQRRAKSFQNRRSDDEAQQTGVRLTASPTLPLPNSQPLSYQGEPPINGLQNVTRTRQHRYKFIPIGYFYQGPTTNPNLTPIRNSLPPKTTQDDEPDESSFSTDGYRTEGNDTESDPNAMGARRSGIQFPPGPYQVASTFTPQAYNEESFAYNENLGLYQRPINTADDYEDTDPYDTRQPRTPTVATTPELEQAEISRNIYANRYFRDLQRPQPTPSLDMRPAESLSRPSRVVEFPGVVNVKQPFRDDVTKFGDVNGPITAVQRPYIDYGDGKRLRATDPNYYVDSPYQTNRHYFPSKVYTEPKIYQPWKSRSPRVVFPQGDLSGPSGFGIDNVVFRDQNFGLNDLAAIQDVRNEFNQDDDIIDDPSSSSKDRGCGISLAKQTAQRRIVGGDDAGFGSFPWQAYIRIGSSRCGGSLISRRHVVTAGHCVARATPRQVHVTLGDYVINSAVEPLPAYTFGVRSINVHPYFKFTPQADRFDVAVLTLERTVHFMPHIAPICLPEKNEDFLGKFGWAAGWGALNPGSRLRPKTLQAVDVPVLDNRVCERWHRSNGINVVIYPEMLCAGYRGGGKDSCQGDSGGPLMHEKSGRWFLIGIVSAGYSCATRGQPGIYHRVANTVDWISHIVQIVP
- the LOC131681647 gene encoding uncharacterized protein LOC131681647 isoform X2, producing the protein MLGPTKWRLLTIVAGILLAHAIESPNSSKSNKLKGQVRTFTNPDLGLRIEQIEPWGSRKITSRNLLVPYETFSNVDNIRYIDSRSANSRLLRNTFGAFRFAGPVQPPPYQVPVQQPITAQQRRAKSFQNRRSDDEAQQTGVRLTASPTLPLPNSQPLSYQGEPPINGLQNVTRTRQHRYKFIPIGYFYQGPTTNPNLTPIRNSLPPKTTQDDEPDESSFSTDGYRTEGNDTESDPNAMGARRSGIQFPPGPYQVASTFTPQAYNEESFAYNENLGLYQRPINTADDYEDTDPYDTRQPRTPTVATTPELEQAEISRNIYANRYFRDLQRPQPTPSLDMRPAESLSRPSRVVEFPGVVNVKQPFRDDVTKFGDVNGPITAVQRPYIDYGDGKRLRATDPNYYVDSPYQTNRHYFPSKVYTEPKIYQPWKSRSPRVVFPQGDLSGPSGFGIDNVVFRDQNFGLNDLAAIQDVRNEFNQDDDIIDDPSSSSKDRATVGGDGGFRIGVRSELQCQDEGGTCEFFLLCWMSGGLLQGSCGGLLKGCCHRTAKSANIGIGTGNTIDLTNLPNYDYGPIENDPSCGISLAKQTAQRRIVGGDDAGFGSFPWQAYIRIGSSRSMLSRCGGSLISRRHVVTAGHCVARATPRQVHVTLGDYVINSAVEPLPAYTFGVRSINVHPYFKFTPQADRFDVAVLTLERTVHFMPHIAPICLPEKNEDFLGKFGWAAGWGALNPGSRLRPKTLQAVDVPVLDNRVCERWHRSNGINVVIYPEMLCAGYRGGGKDSCQGDSGGPLMHEKSGRWFLIGIVSAGYSCATRGQPGIYHRVANTVDWISHIVQIVP